Proteins encoded together in one Leptospira bourretii window:
- a CDS encoding LamG-like jellyroll fold domain-containing protein encodes MKRLTLPLVFFFLSSCGLPSLVRDPLEFLAFLRFFTGPQFTGHSIGGAVSGLLPGTSVTLTNNQESVTVAADGNFTFPTKLSSGQNYNVSFVTNGAGLTCSIANAQGVVQNSNITNISITCGIGANFYEVGVNVSGLSGTITVQNNGAETLNIATNGLTKFTTLLSTGSNYAVTLTAWPAGTICSFDDPTLTVGTMATANVTIFITCVNGYVVGGNIHPTAGSDLGTNLIGRKTFVKTIAGSFPINAGGGGAITGGAVASATASLARFNGPNMITADSNFVYLADSANAVIRKIDKSNGTTTILAGGNSGGGTVCPGTVTTNCRDGVGTAAEFNGIAGLTNDGNNLFVLESSGRRIRKVNLATSVVSTFAGSGNAAAADNTSGILASFNNPSWISLFNGNLYVVDRGNCTIRVINPITTAVSTLAGGPTLCSFANDPVGTNARFVSPIAVVGLGSYLYVTDIGVGGGHKVRRIALAGTNPVDTIAGDGVQASTDGIGTLAQFNDPHGLTTDGTNLFISEWSGHKIRHLNLTTNNVTTLVGSSSGYSDNTGGNGLLNFPGYLLSDGQNIYIADTGNHSLRRIEPSEILRYTFDGNTNDSIGTNHGTIAGSPTQTTDENALANGAYELHGGGEFIQSTTDIITPQISDNLTISAWVFPAGGVGSQFIFYNGQGGTDGFGLNFASSGSSRTLSVSLGAVGPSGNTTARLPLNQWSHVVLQRSYPNWKIYINGLQDPLVFTTNPNLPTGTFKVGDAGNGFYYKGKVSDVRFFKGAIDDESIRRMAVQIPAGLVTYYPFNGNTKDYGTEKNDLSVTGAAPTSDRSGNPNSAYLFNGASFMQKLSPTGLPMATDPRTICGWFNKTSTFGEYIVGYGSFINSQGNGLVVSDTVTGMFGVSDDVTIFHEGFRNQWMHLCGTYNSPNVEVYENGVLRVSASMPTWSTVAGPSLEVGRRLDGAGQFSGVLDEIRIYNRVLSLSEIRTLSGAYPTQVSTWNQIPASSSLKFFLMPEAASFGPGACSGGSNCIGIVDDRSGNGFHVSQGTGSQQPIFSATGINGSKGLRYSNTAGTVLSRACVPELNTVANTIFAVFNDLDGGGSDGLFQNGAFGTGKILYLPDGPGNRLSLFDQIGNTSRLISNANYSSVNEITLMSLDYNGTSGNIYKGGAVEASSSFGAPAYNCGGGNLDIGRFYYGGLPPFDGDYLDGFMGDLIYYDQALSTSDREIVECYLSNKYSLPVSHSCH; translated from the coding sequence ATGAAGAGATTGACACTACCACTGGTATTTTTTTTCCTCTCTTCCTGTGGATTGCCCTCACTTGTCAGAGATCCTCTAGAATTTTTAGCCTTCCTTCGGTTTTTCACAGGACCACAATTTACGGGACATAGTATTGGTGGAGCAGTTTCAGGTCTACTTCCAGGAACATCGGTAACCTTAACAAACAACCAAGAATCAGTTACAGTAGCCGCAGATGGAAATTTTACCTTTCCGACAAAACTCAGTTCGGGCCAAAATTACAATGTCAGCTTTGTTACCAATGGGGCCGGACTCACTTGTTCCATTGCCAACGCCCAGGGTGTAGTTCAAAATAGCAACATAACAAACATTAGTATCACTTGTGGAATCGGTGCTAACTTTTATGAAGTAGGTGTAAATGTTTCAGGACTCAGTGGCACCATTACCGTTCAAAACAACGGAGCCGAAACTTTAAACATAGCCACAAACGGACTAACAAAATTTACAACTCTCCTTTCCACTGGATCCAATTATGCGGTCACCCTGACAGCATGGCCTGCCGGAACAATCTGTTCGTTCGATGATCCCACACTGACTGTTGGGACAATGGCAACTGCTAATGTTACTATATTTATCACATGTGTGAATGGATATGTCGTAGGTGGAAACATCCATCCCACTGCCGGTTCGGATCTTGGAACCAACTTAATTGGAAGAAAGACCTTTGTAAAAACAATCGCAGGTTCTTTTCCAATCAATGCGGGTGGAGGCGGAGCCATCACTGGAGGTGCTGTTGCCAGTGCCACTGCAAGTCTTGCTCGTTTTAATGGACCCAATATGATCACAGCGGATAGTAATTTTGTTTACTTAGCTGATTCTGCCAACGCAGTCATACGAAAGATTGACAAATCCAACGGAACAACAACCATCCTAGCAGGAGGAAACTCTGGGGGAGGTACAGTTTGTCCGGGTACAGTTACAACTAACTGTAGAGATGGTGTAGGTACTGCCGCAGAATTCAATGGAATCGCAGGTCTTACGAATGATGGGAATAATTTATTCGTATTAGAATCAAGTGGAAGAAGAATTCGTAAGGTAAACTTAGCAACCTCCGTTGTTTCCACTTTTGCTGGATCTGGGAATGCTGCTGCAGCGGATAACACATCTGGAATTCTTGCTTCCTTCAACAATCCTTCCTGGATTTCACTTTTTAACGGAAACCTTTATGTTGTGGATCGTGGGAATTGTACAATTCGAGTCATTAATCCCATCACTACTGCGGTGAGTACACTTGCAGGTGGACCAACCCTTTGCAGTTTTGCCAACGACCCAGTAGGAACGAATGCTCGTTTTGTATCACCAATTGCTGTGGTTGGACTCGGTAGTTACCTCTATGTCACAGACATTGGTGTTGGTGGCGGACATAAGGTCCGCAGGATAGCCCTCGCAGGAACCAACCCAGTCGATACCATTGCGGGAGATGGAGTGCAAGCTTCCACAGATGGAATTGGTACTTTGGCCCAGTTCAATGATCCTCACGGACTCACAACGGATGGGACCAATTTATTTATCTCAGAATGGTCTGGACATAAAATCAGACATTTAAACCTAACAACCAATAATGTCACAACTCTTGTTGGAAGTAGTTCCGGGTATTCCGACAACACAGGTGGGAATGGTCTTTTGAATTTCCCCGGTTATCTATTGTCAGATGGTCAGAATATTTACATTGCAGATACAGGGAATCATTCTCTCAGAAGAATAGAACCATCTGAAATTTTGCGTTATACTTTCGATGGAAACACAAACGACTCCATTGGAACGAACCATGGTACAATTGCAGGATCCCCCACTCAAACAACCGATGAAAATGCTCTAGCGAATGGAGCATACGAACTTCATGGAGGTGGTGAATTCATTCAATCCACCACAGATATCATTACTCCTCAGATTTCGGATAATCTTACTATCTCTGCCTGGGTATTTCCTGCTGGGGGAGTCGGTTCTCAATTTATCTTTTACAATGGGCAAGGTGGTACCGATGGATTTGGTCTCAATTTTGCAAGCTCAGGTTCCTCCAGAACTTTGTCTGTGTCCCTAGGTGCCGTTGGGCCAAGTGGAAACACGACAGCGAGATTACCGCTCAACCAATGGTCACATGTGGTACTCCAACGTTCCTATCCAAACTGGAAAATCTACATCAATGGATTACAAGATCCTTTGGTATTTACGACAAATCCGAATCTTCCCACTGGCACATTCAAGGTAGGAGATGCTGGGAATGGTTTTTATTACAAAGGGAAAGTTTCTGATGTTCGGTTTTTTAAAGGGGCAATAGATGATGAGTCCATACGAAGGATGGCTGTGCAAATTCCGGCAGGCCTTGTCACCTACTATCCGTTCAACGGAAATACAAAAGACTATGGCACAGAAAAAAATGATTTATCAGTAACTGGAGCTGCCCCCACCTCCGATCGCAGTGGCAACCCAAATAGTGCTTACCTCTTTAACGGTGCCTCCTTTATGCAAAAATTAAGTCCCACTGGATTGCCAATGGCGACTGACCCAAGAACCATTTGTGGATGGTTTAATAAAACAAGTACTTTTGGGGAATACATTGTGGGATATGGATCTTTTATAAATTCACAAGGAAACGGGCTTGTGGTTTCGGATACTGTCACAGGTATGTTTGGTGTGTCTGATGATGTTACGATCTTTCACGAAGGTTTTCGAAACCAATGGATGCATCTCTGCGGGACCTATAATTCCCCAAATGTTGAAGTTTATGAGAATGGTGTTTTACGTGTTTCAGCCTCAATGCCGACTTGGTCTACAGTAGCCGGTCCAAGCCTAGAAGTAGGAAGACGTCTCGATGGCGCTGGCCAATTTTCAGGTGTCCTTGATGAAATTCGGATTTATAACCGAGTTCTTTCTTTATCCGAAATCCGTACTCTCTCCGGTGCTTATCCCACACAAGTCAGCACTTGGAACCAAATACCTGCTAGTAGTAGTTTGAAATTTTTTCTCATGCCGGAAGCTGCATCCTTTGGACCAGGAGCTTGCAGTGGCGGATCCAATTGTATTGGGATTGTAGACGACCGCAGCGGGAATGGCTTTCATGTGAGCCAAGGAACTGGGTCCCAACAGCCAATTTTTAGTGCTACTGGCATCAATGGATCAAAGGGTTTACGTTATTCAAATACGGCAGGAACAGTTTTATCGAGAGCTTGTGTTCCTGAATTAAACACCGTCGCCAATACTATTTTTGCGGTATTCAACGATTTAGATGGAGGTGGGAGCGACGGACTTTTTCAAAATGGTGCCTTTGGCACAGGTAAGATATTATATTTACCGGATGGCCCTGGGAACCGACTCAGCTTATTTGACCAAATAGGAAACACAAGTCGCTTAATCTCTAACGCAAATTACAGTAGTGTCAACGAAATCACATTAATGTCTCTTGATTATAATGGCACTTCAGGAAATATTTATAAAGGAGGAGCCGTTGAAGCTTCCTCAAGTTTCGGAGCACCTGCCTACAATTGCGGAGGTGGAAACCTCGATATTGGCAGGTTTTATTATGGAGGACTTCCTCCTTTTGATGGTGATTATTTAGATGGTTTTATGGGAGATTTGATCTATTACGACCAAGCACTTTCCACAAGTGATAGGGAAATTGTAGAGTGTTATCTTTCCAATAAATATAGCCTACCAGTAAGCCATTCCTGTCATTAA
- a CDS encoding LamG-like jellyroll fold domain-containing protein, translating into MFAPRSLSTSSGNKVSFLGFGYDALADYTIPLNIWSHICSSYSGGNTVSIYVNGNFIANPAFVGSGPLNTTSGAFVIGTWTGSGGLAYYWWGDSDDMRVYDIALNAIQIG; encoded by the coding sequence TTGTTTGCTCCAAGGTCCTTATCAACGTCTTCTGGAAATAAAGTTTCATTTTTAGGATTCGGATACGATGCCCTTGCTGATTATACAATCCCATTGAACATTTGGTCGCACATTTGTTCATCATATAGCGGAGGGAATACGGTAAGTATCTATGTGAATGGGAACTTTATCGCAAACCCTGCATTTGTTGGTTCTGGTCCACTCAATACTACTTCCGGAGCATTTGTCATTGGGACTTGGACTGGAAGTGGTGGTTTGGCTTATTACTGGTGGGGTGATTCCGATGATATGCGAGTCTATGATATTGCATTAAACGCAATACAAATCGGTTAG
- a CDS encoding LamG domain-containing protein — translation MGQNFPVSIKSDLCSQITTCNVSPTLPTGLTINNETCEISGSPAILTNYTDYKVTATTSAGDTNTTVRIAVEIGSLVHLKFTNGSLENSGIQPLTLTAGPTLSQTTGYEGDANGAIHLNNTDISSQIGGDSMLPSGTLPRTICIWLKPDALLGSGVQELIFSYGTLFSNACGFGLQNTAGVTGLYFTRANFSAKQTFAPPASVWTHICIVFDGTNSSFYTNGTFLGTPATTGSGLVDTILQKITFGSWGGGYYYHGAIDGYRVFGSALSATAVNQIYQGLPVVGP, via the coding sequence TTGGGACAAAATTTCCCGGTTTCTATCAAATCAGATTTATGCAGTCAGATCACAACATGTAATGTTTCACCTACACTCCCAACAGGACTTACGATAAACAATGAAACTTGTGAAATCAGTGGCTCTCCTGCGATTCTAACCAATTATACTGATTACAAGGTCACCGCGACAACGAGTGCAGGAGATACAAATACAACCGTGCGCATCGCTGTTGAAATTGGATCCTTAGTCCATTTGAAATTTACTAATGGATCTTTGGAGAATTCAGGCATCCAGCCATTAACGCTAACAGCTGGACCTACTCTTTCCCAAACGACTGGATATGAAGGAGACGCAAATGGCGCAATACATCTCAATAATACAGATATAAGTTCTCAAATTGGGGGCGATAGTATGTTGCCAAGCGGGACATTGCCAAGAACCATTTGTATTTGGCTTAAGCCAGACGCACTCCTCGGATCTGGAGTGCAAGAATTGATATTTTCTTATGGAACACTATTTAGTAATGCTTGTGGCTTTGGACTGCAAAACACTGCAGGAGTAACTGGGTTATATTTTACTCGAGCAAACTTTAGTGCGAAACAAACCTTTGCTCCACCTGCAAGTGTCTGGACACATATTTGTATTGTTTTTGACGGCACAAATTCTTCCTTTTATACCAATGGTACCTTTTTGGGTACACCAGCTACGACTGGTTCAGGTTTAGTAGACACGATTTTACAAAAAATTACTTTTGGAAGTTGGGGTGGCGGATATTATTACCATGGTGCCATTGATGGGTATCGCGTATTTGGTTCTGCTCTCAGTGCCACAGCAGTAAATCAAATCTACCAAGGATTACCTGTAGTTGGCCCTTAA
- a CDS encoding 7TM diverse intracellular signaling domain-containing protein encodes MKYIWRVIFLLLLLVGTSCAPVGSGNQNVTNQFEFLRDTSTETPLNQIQKFKHWEPIYEHQLSFNFTNDVIWLRGKTSDEKFAKGKILSLEWKALDEAILFYPEKSEKFQLYKTGDTIPKSLWTLPEALYPSFQIPNQIKNEYFYIRIQSKSLISFPILSLDEKSFNKRMILETSVTWLILGVCAVMFVFALFYFFAFGLSEFFFYAGYVVCTVLWYNGQYGNAYDVLWPEFPWWQNKAILTFSTLGIPFSFQFVRMFLNTKLHNKRIDKILLIMGILAFFCVPAILISDTTKIFSRIATYIYLISIPLILGTALQIYFKGEKRILFFLISWGSYFIISYNTMFYLLGILPYSIPLLYSAVFIFPIDLFFLLFNLLQKYETLEGERNEIFHRIVTLNNVPTTRYVKSKLNAVNTEESLSKLDSWMRQSKPYLDEKLDLEIASRAIGLTVQQTSELLNSKLGISFRSYLNSFRITDAKKILIEKPEMSILSIAYATGFGSKTAFNVEFKKATGVSPLQFKQSSVSKNP; translated from the coding sequence ATGAAATATATTTGGCGGGTCATTTTCTTGCTCCTACTCTTAGTAGGAACCTCATGTGCACCCGTTGGTTCAGGTAACCAAAACGTAACCAATCAATTCGAATTTTTGAGAGATACTTCTACAGAAACTCCATTGAACCAAATTCAAAAATTTAAACATTGGGAACCAATTTACGAACACCAACTCTCGTTTAATTTTACTAATGATGTCATTTGGCTTCGAGGAAAAACTTCTGATGAGAAATTTGCAAAAGGTAAGATTCTTTCTTTGGAATGGAAGGCTCTTGACGAAGCTATTTTATTTTATCCAGAAAAATCCGAAAAATTTCAATTATATAAAACTGGAGACACAATCCCCAAATCACTATGGACACTGCCAGAAGCTCTTTACCCAAGCTTCCAAATTCCAAACCAAATTAAAAATGAATATTTTTATATTCGAATTCAATCAAAATCCTTAATCTCTTTTCCCATTCTTTCTTTAGATGAAAAATCATTTAACAAACGTATGATTTTAGAAACCTCAGTGACTTGGCTGATTTTGGGTGTCTGCGCGGTGATGTTTGTATTTGCTCTTTTTTATTTTTTTGCTTTTGGATTAAGCGAATTTTTCTTTTATGCAGGATATGTAGTCTGCACTGTCCTCTGGTACAATGGTCAATATGGAAACGCTTATGATGTCCTATGGCCAGAATTTCCTTGGTGGCAGAACAAAGCCATTTTAACATTTTCCACACTTGGAATTCCATTTTCCTTCCAATTTGTGCGAATGTTTTTAAATACAAAATTACACAACAAAAGAATTGACAAAATTTTACTGATCATGGGGATTTTGGCCTTCTTTTGTGTTCCTGCGATTCTAATTTCCGATACAACTAAAATTTTTTCTAGAATCGCAACTTATATTTATCTTATCTCCATTCCTTTAATTCTGGGAACTGCCTTACAAATTTATTTCAAAGGAGAAAAACGTATCCTATTTTTTCTAATCAGTTGGGGATCTTATTTTATCATTAGTTACAATACAATGTTTTATCTTTTAGGAATTTTACCATATTCTATTCCTCTACTTTATTCTGCTGTGTTTATATTCCCTATTGATCTATTTTTTTTATTATTCAATCTCTTACAGAAATATGAGACATTAGAAGGCGAACGAAACGAAATTTTCCACCGCATTGTAACCTTGAATAATGTGCCAACAACTCGTTATGTGAAGTCAAAGTTAAACGCTGTAAACACCGAAGAGTCTCTTTCAAAATTAGATTCATGGATGAGACAATCAAAACCTTATTTAGATGAAAAGTTGGATTTAGAAATTGCTTCTAGAGCAATAGGTCTCACTGTCCAACAAACTTCTGAATTACTCAATTCCAAATTGGGGATTAGTTTTCGTAGTTATCTAAATTCCTTTCGCATCACCGATGCCAAAAAAATCCTGATAGAAAAACCAGAGATGTCTATTCTTTCAATCGCATATGCAACAGGTTTTGGTTCCAAAACTGCCTTCAATGTGGAATTTAAAAAAGCCACGGGGGTAAGTCCTTTGCAATTCAAGCAGTCCAGTGTTTCCAAGAATCCATAA
- a CDS encoding sensor histidine kinase — translation MKKILLIGLCFLFSTCTALSQNTENPVAVQGEIDLRHWDFQKTIPLSGEWKFNWEELIFPNHLISDIRNNKEPFKQVSPDTKNFQLIGERWKEKYKGTGFSTYQIKVLFPEVSKENIYALRFFQTGGAAMSVYINGKLGLELGKVGTSQDTMSPTRSSGILILPHPSSETEILVHVSNFFHDDGAFWYPPTLGLYQNTNKQMFHEAIRDSLLTGALLFMAFYHFVVFLFRRNRSLILYFGLYSLVIALHSISLNGDSLYFLFPEVPYRIAFALSLIFYLAMPFYLLFLTKRFPDHFSKSITQFFVISCTTLYLFVLLTPSELGSKTTFYGLFLTIFGLFYSIVCIIYAVFQKKEMAIPFLLIQVLLFLSAINDTLYLYGIFNYFLILKYSYLSTVLLQSLVLASYFTKSFIKNETLGKELASLNESLEKTVVLRTKEYKEAKQIAEEANQWKDKLISLVAHDLRSPLSTVYSALTIVTDKNSTEEEKTHISKQVFVILENAMATVEHLLNLNRFKLDQGQIHLHLSENQLSEIIKPLAESFSFELKKKSLQLELAVPETTFVYADTSLLLEILRNLISNAIKFSHPNGWIKVSTSHNQMFTEICIEDNGKGIPIERQIDLFSKPMTSLGTMGEKGFGIGLKLCFELMRLHGGSIQVQSEEGKGSLFTLEFPKES, via the coding sequence ATGAAAAAGATACTTTTGATTGGGTTGTGTTTCCTTTTTTCTACTTGCACAGCTCTTTCACAAAATACAGAAAATCCGGTGGCCGTCCAAGGTGAAATTGACCTTAGGCATTGGGATTTCCAAAAGACAATTCCTCTTTCCGGAGAATGGAAATTTAATTGGGAAGAACTTATCTTTCCAAATCACCTAATATCCGATATACGAAACAACAAAGAACCATTCAAACAAGTCTCTCCAGACACAAAAAATTTCCAACTGATAGGAGAACGTTGGAAAGAAAAATACAAAGGGACCGGTTTTTCCACTTACCAAATAAAAGTTTTATTCCCTGAAGTATCAAAAGAAAACATTTACGCATTACGGTTTTTCCAAACAGGTGGGGCAGCCATGTCCGTGTACATCAATGGGAAATTAGGATTAGAATTGGGAAAAGTGGGAACCTCCCAAGATACCATGTCCCCCACTCGCAGTTCAGGGATTCTCATCCTTCCCCATCCAAGTTCAGAAACAGAAATTCTTGTACATGTTTCTAATTTTTTCCATGATGATGGGGCATTCTGGTATCCTCCCACATTAGGACTTTACCAAAATACCAATAAACAAATGTTTCATGAAGCTATCAGAGATTCTCTTTTGACTGGAGCTTTGTTATTTATGGCATTTTATCATTTTGTCGTTTTTTTATTTCGAAGGAACCGATCATTAATTCTGTATTTTGGTTTGTATAGTTTGGTGATTGCTCTCCATTCCATTTCTTTAAATGGAGATTCTCTCTATTTTTTATTCCCAGAAGTCCCTTACCGAATCGCATTTGCTCTTTCTTTAATATTCTATTTAGCAATGCCATTTTATCTTTTATTTTTAACCAAACGATTCCCCGATCATTTTTCAAAATCCATCACTCAGTTCTTTGTTATATCTTGTACGACTTTATATCTTTTTGTTTTACTCACACCTTCAGAATTAGGTTCAAAGACTACATTTTATGGATTATTCCTTACGATTTTTGGTTTATTTTATTCCATCGTTTGCATCATTTATGCAGTTTTCCAGAAAAAGGAAATGGCCATTCCGTTTCTTCTCATCCAAGTTTTATTGTTTTTAAGTGCCATCAACGACACATTATATCTCTATGGCATTTTTAACTATTTTTTGATTCTTAAATATTCCTACTTGTCCACTGTCCTCCTCCAATCATTGGTTTTAGCTTCTTACTTTACGAAATCATTTATCAAAAATGAAACATTGGGAAAAGAATTAGCATCACTCAATGAATCTTTAGAAAAGACTGTTGTTCTAAGAACCAAGGAATATAAAGAAGCAAAACAAATTGCAGAAGAAGCCAATCAATGGAAAGATAAATTGATCTCTCTTGTGGCGCATGATCTTAGGTCACCTCTAAGTACCGTTTACTCAGCATTAACTATCGTTACAGATAAAAACTCAACCGAAGAAGAAAAAACTCATATATCAAAACAAGTGTTTGTTATTTTAGAAAATGCAATGGCGACTGTAGAACATCTTCTGAATTTAAACAGATTTAAATTGGACCAAGGTCAAATTCATTTGCATTTATCTGAAAACCAATTGTCTGAGATCATAAAACCTTTGGCCGAATCCTTTTCTTTTGAATTAAAAAAGAAATCATTACAGCTAGAATTAGCTGTTCCCGAAACAACTTTTGTTTATGCAGACACATCCCTTCTCCTTGAAATTCTTCGTAATTTGATATCCAATGCTATTAAATTTAGTCATCCGAATGGATGGATCAAAGTTAGCACGAGTCATAATCAAATGTTCACAGAGATTTGTATTGAAGACAATGGCAAAGGCATTCCAATCGAACGACAAATAGATTTGTTTTCAAAACCCATGACTTCTCTTGGTACCATGGGAGAAAAAGGATTTGGGATTGGGCTTAAACTTTGTTTTGAATTAATGCGCCTTCATGGAGGAAGCATCCAAGTCCAGTCAGAGGAAGGAAAAGGAAGTCTCTTCACTTTAGAGTTTCCTAAAGAATCCTAA